A genomic segment from Lutibacter sp. A80 encodes:
- a CDS encoding DUF3037 domain-containing protein has product MQDKYTFEYAIIRIVPKVEREEFFNVGVILFSKRKKFLGIKYQINEAKLKSFSPDLELNVFNEYLKGWELICEGEPSGGKIGKLELSDRFRWLAACRSTIIQSSKTHPGLTSNPEKELQDIFEKYVL; this is encoded by the coding sequence ATGCAAGATAAATATACATTTGAATATGCGATAATTAGAATTGTTCCAAAAGTGGAGCGAGAAGAATTCTTTAATGTTGGTGTGATTTTATTTTCTAAACGCAAAAAATTTCTAGGTATTAAATACCAAATTAATGAAGCTAAATTGAAATCATTTTCTCCAGATTTAGAATTAAATGTTTTTAATGAATATTTAAAAGGCTGGGAATTAATTTGTGAAGGAGAACCTTCAGGTGGAAAAATAGGGAAATTAGAATTATCCGATAGATTTAGGTGGCTAGCAGCTTGTAGAAGTACTATTATTCAGAGCTCTAAAACGCATCCAGGGTTAACAAGTAATCCTGAAAAAGAACTTCAAGATATTTTTGAAAAGTATGTTTTATAA